One genomic segment of Vibrio mimicus includes these proteins:
- a CDS encoding DoxX family protein translates to MRTLLKTTFTSPSSWAPLALRLPLSIIFMAHGAQKLFGWFGGYGLEGTGQWMASIGLEPGVAMAFLAGSGEFFGGLAILLGVFTRPAAFVLSITMLVAIFSVHFSSGLFLANGGYEFGLALLAGTLSLLISGSGRLSADNLLAKRYS, encoded by the coding sequence ATGCGTACATTATTGAAAACTACTTTTACTTCACCGAGTTCATGGGCTCCACTGGCACTAAGACTCCCTCTGTCCATCATTTTTATGGCTCACGGTGCACAAAAATTGTTTGGTTGGTTTGGCGGCTATGGTCTTGAGGGCACTGGGCAATGGATGGCATCAATCGGCTTAGAGCCTGGTGTTGCCATGGCATTTTTAGCAGGTAGCGGAGAGTTTTTCGGTGGGTTGGCGATTTTACTCGGTGTATTCACTCGCCCTGCGGCTTTCGTTTTGTCGATCACCATGCTGGTTGCCATCTTCAGCGTTCATTTCAGCAGCGGTCTATTTTTAGCAAATGGCGGTTACGAGTTTGGTTTAGCTCTGCTCGCAGGCACTTTATCGCTCCTCATCTCTGGTTCAGGTCGCCTGAGTGCCGATAATCTGCTCGCGAAACGTTACTCATAA
- a CDS encoding LysR family transcriptional regulator: MDVKVFRTFLELAKVRHFGRAAENLYLTQAAVSARIKQLENHFDAQLFTRDRNNIKLTSAGERLVGYAEVMVATLQQAKFELSLESGKALQLTLGGTPNIWDAYLQHCLSRITDTFEGYGFLAEVMGREQLNRGLLERTLDMAFALDPIKAEELQCKKVADLILVLVSTRPDDAESVFENRYVYVDWGSRFASEHTDRHPKAPAPFLRTSTARIALDFILEKGGSAYLPYTMVQPLLDAGQLYRVSEVNEWQRPLYLSYRKNSSSIEAIVQVEKLMKTLDPLSFARSLGKTEARLADN, encoded by the coding sequence ATGGACGTAAAAGTCTTTCGCACCTTTCTTGAACTGGCCAAAGTTCGTCACTTTGGTCGAGCTGCTGAAAATCTGTATTTAACTCAAGCGGCAGTGAGTGCGCGCATCAAACAACTCGAAAATCATTTCGATGCTCAGCTGTTTACCCGCGACCGTAATAACATCAAATTGACCTCAGCCGGCGAGCGTTTGGTGGGGTATGCCGAAGTGATGGTGGCAACGCTACAACAGGCGAAATTTGAGTTGTCGTTGGAAAGCGGTAAGGCGTTGCAGCTTACTTTAGGCGGTACGCCAAACATTTGGGATGCGTATTTACAGCATTGTTTAAGTCGGATAACCGATACTTTTGAAGGCTACGGTTTTTTGGCCGAAGTGATGGGGCGTGAGCAGCTTAATCGTGGGTTGCTTGAACGCACTTTAGATATGGCATTTGCACTGGATCCGATCAAAGCGGAAGAGTTGCAGTGTAAGAAAGTCGCAGATCTCATTTTGGTTTTGGTTTCCACCCGACCAGATGATGCCGAAAGCGTTTTTGAAAATCGTTATGTCTATGTGGACTGGGGATCACGTTTTGCATCCGAACACACGGATCGTCACCCGAAAGCACCTGCACCTTTTTTGAGAACGTCAACGGCGCGAATCGCTCTCGACTTTATTCTTGAGAAAGGCGGAAGCGCGTACTTACCTTACACCATGGTGCAACCTTTGTTGGATGCAGGGCAATTGTATCGAGTGTCTGAGGTCAATGAATGGCAGCGACCACTTTATCTGAGCTATCGTAAAAATAGCTCATCGATTGAGGCGATTGTACAAGTTGAAAAATTGATGAAAACGCTCGATCCACTCAGCTTTGCGCGTAGCTTAGGGAAAACCGAGGCCAGATTAGCTGATAACTGA
- a CDS encoding DUF413 domain-containing protein, whose protein sequence is MSETAFRQGKKRFFDTKKFPRGFAKSGDFTLAEENILTQYGDTMLGLESGELHPENAEEEHFLKALEKPELAESKLEKAWLKYTRLARGRKRFHTLNGRNKPDGVEDYTDDEPSLTEED, encoded by the coding sequence ATGTCTGAGACAGCATTTCGTCAAGGAAAAAAACGTTTTTTCGATACTAAGAAGTTCCCAAGAGGCTTTGCTAAATCTGGCGACTTTACTCTGGCAGAAGAGAATATCCTAACTCAGTATGGTGACACTATGCTCGGTTTGGAGAGTGGTGAGCTACACCCCGAAAATGCTGAAGAAGAGCATTTCTTGAAAGCGCTAGAAAAACCAGAGTTGGCAGAAAGCAAATTAGAAAAAGCCTGGTTGAAGTACACCCGTTTGGCTCGTGGTCGCAAGCGTTTCCATACCTTGAATGGCCGCAACAAGCCTGATGGCGTTGAAGATTACACCGATGACGAACCAAGCTTGACTGAGGAAGATTAA
- a CDS encoding flavohemoglobin expression-modulating QEGLA motif protein: protein MPNPVSNSYSLEEMLSLIQREQPFAGELESAGCFIKIEDYLPVVCTAIHAGSRLRDDLLKQCQLSKTERNLEEAPYTDQFIASQPITLCGLDSRFEYDLNRAKTLSTRYKSAWNRPLSDKQRTESHRKHSEFYQLYEALIRKLEAMHGMVIVFDMYAYNYKQLGNKPAPVFNVGTAQIDMQRWGSVVKRFCAELSKIQLPHIENKTEINAVFEGRGYLIAHTNAHFDRTLVLPTEVKKVFMEEDTGTVYPLVLNALCSGLKGALSHTSAYFQRRHNRRRISKAKMLGSSIEPAILSIDDALSKLTRKVETLKYVNPTNINIEQKRFESAPSRYKPEFRYKQLPINANEFKQHLYQLPIDTISDPDLKQLYGSMVDKLSEKIDLLTSIGQESFLYNSLRFYGRPNRTAIENAKFLLYAKTLPEEKGQLYNADQAAEIMLKKAQEWGMHCHITPTASLAARAMVSGKKPPTLYLNSKVMYSHAEIQRLIQHEIGVHLATTFNGRMQPLRVFSIGLPGATESQEGLAILAEYKAGYMSHERLKTLATRVLAVDSMLKEHNFYQTFSYLTEEYGVDRDTAFVTTTRVYRGGGFTKDHLYLEGFINTLQQAQKRSLDNLLVGKCSYQYLDLIDELVERGWLIKPQFRFDDLGSEPEPTLKYLIESLRH, encoded by the coding sequence ATGCCCAACCCAGTTTCCAATAGCTATTCTCTTGAAGAGATGCTATCGCTGATCCAGCGAGAGCAGCCTTTCGCAGGAGAACTCGAATCCGCTGGCTGCTTTATCAAGATAGAAGACTATCTGCCCGTGGTGTGTACCGCCATCCATGCTGGAAGCCGTTTGCGCGATGATCTGCTCAAGCAGTGTCAACTCAGCAAAACTGAGCGTAATCTTGAAGAGGCCCCCTACACAGATCAATTCATCGCTTCACAGCCCATCACTTTGTGTGGCCTAGATTCCCGTTTCGAATACGATCTGAACCGCGCCAAAACCCTCAGTACCCGCTATAAATCGGCGTGGAATCGCCCTTTAAGTGATAAGCAGCGTACCGAAAGCCATCGCAAGCACAGCGAGTTTTATCAGCTTTATGAAGCCTTAATTCGCAAGCTCGAAGCCATGCACGGCATGGTCATTGTGTTCGATATGTATGCCTACAACTACAAGCAACTTGGCAACAAACCAGCGCCAGTATTTAACGTAGGTACCGCACAAATCGACATGCAGCGTTGGGGCTCGGTTGTAAAGCGCTTTTGCGCCGAGCTAAGCAAGATCCAGTTGCCGCATATTGAAAACAAAACCGAAATCAACGCCGTGTTTGAAGGCCGTGGTTATCTAATCGCTCATACCAACGCCCATTTTGACCGTACTTTAGTGCTCCCCACTGAAGTTAAAAAGGTGTTTATGGAGGAAGATACCGGCACTGTTTATCCCTTGGTATTGAACGCGCTGTGCAGTGGTCTCAAAGGTGCTCTCAGCCATACAAGTGCTTATTTTCAGCGTCGCCATAATCGCCGCCGGATCAGCAAAGCAAAAATGCTTGGCTCATCAATCGAACCTGCGATTCTGAGTATTGATGATGCGCTGTCCAAACTGACCCGCAAAGTGGAAACGCTCAAATACGTCAACCCAACCAATATTAATATTGAACAGAAGCGTTTTGAGTCAGCACCGAGCCGCTATAAGCCCGAATTTCGCTACAAACAGTTGCCGATCAACGCCAATGAATTTAAGCAGCATCTTTACCAATTGCCGATCGATACGATTTCCGATCCCGACTTAAAACAGCTGTATGGATCTATGGTCGATAAGCTGAGTGAAAAGATCGACTTGCTTACGAGCATTGGTCAGGAATCGTTTCTGTATAACTCGCTACGCTTTTATGGCCGCCCTAACCGCACTGCCATTGAAAACGCTAAGTTTCTGCTTTATGCCAAAACCTTGCCTGAAGAGAAAGGGCAGCTATATAACGCAGATCAAGCCGCAGAGATCATGCTGAAAAAAGCTCAGGAGTGGGGAATGCACTGCCATATTACCCCAACAGCATCATTAGCCGCGCGTGCAATGGTGAGCGGCAAGAAGCCACCAACCTTGTATCTCAACAGCAAAGTGATGTATTCACATGCCGAAATACAGCGCCTTATCCAACATGAGATTGGCGTACATTTAGCCACGACCTTTAATGGCCGAATGCAACCTTTGCGCGTGTTCTCGATTGGGCTACCTGGTGCGACCGAATCACAAGAAGGCTTAGCTATTTTGGCGGAATACAAAGCAGGTTATATGTCTCATGAGCGACTCAAGACCTTAGCTACACGGGTGTTGGCGGTCGATTCTATGCTCAAAGAGCACAATTTTTACCAAACGTTCAGCTATCTCACTGAAGAGTATGGGGTAGATCGTGATACGGCTTTTGTGACCACCACTCGGGTGTATCGCGGCGGTGGCTTCACTAAAGATCACCTCTATCTTGAAGGATTTATCAACACCTTGCAGCAAGCACAAAAACGTAGCTTAGATAATCTGCTGGTCGGAAAATGCAGCTATCAGTACCTCGATTTGATTGATGAGCTGGTCGAACGGGGTTGGCTCATCAAACCGCAGTTTAGATTTGATGATTTAGGCAGTGAGCCGGAGCCAACGCTCAAATATTTAATTGAATCGCTACGCCATTAA
- a CDS encoding DUF3081 domain-containing protein — MKNELDPSKVLLAYEAVMENGSPTEFGKIYEGIEAYADYDGYNVFMRGNGVELKVGFHNTYHLDYEQEHLRDSFLKKLNMLAK, encoded by the coding sequence ATGAAAAATGAACTGGATCCGAGCAAAGTCTTGTTAGCCTATGAAGCGGTGATGGAAAACGGTTCACCCACTGAGTTTGGTAAGATCTATGAAGGCATTGAGGCGTATGCCGATTATGATGGCTACAACGTGTTCATGCGTGGTAACGGAGTCGAGTTGAAAGTTGGCTTCCACAATACTTATCATTTGGACTATGAGCAGGAGCACCTGCGCGATAGTTTCTTGAAGAAACTGAATATGCTCGCCAAGTAA
- the nagB gene encoding glucosamine-6-phosphate deaminase, which produces MRLIPLKAAAQVGKWAAAHIVKRINEFKPTAERPFVLGLPTGGTPLATYKALIELHKAGEVSFKHVVTFNMDEYVGLAADHPESYRSFMYNNFFNHIDIQEENINLLNGNTEDHEAECKRYEDKIKSYGKINLFMGGVGNDGHIAFNEPASSLSSRTRIKTLTEDTRIANSRFFDGDINQVPKYALTIGVGTLLDAQEIMILVTGHNKALALQAAVEGSVNHLWTVSALQLHPKAVIVCDEPSTQELKVKTVKYFTELEAKNIIGF; this is translated from the coding sequence ATGAGACTTATCCCACTGAAAGCCGCGGCACAAGTTGGTAAATGGGCAGCAGCACACATTGTTAAGCGTATCAACGAGTTTAAACCTACCGCTGAGCGTCCTTTCGTTTTGGGTCTGCCAACAGGTGGTACACCACTAGCGACCTACAAAGCATTGATCGAGTTGCATAAAGCGGGTGAAGTAAGCTTCAAACACGTTGTGACCTTCAACATGGATGAGTATGTTGGCCTAGCGGCAGATCACCCAGAATCTTATCGTTCATTCATGTACAACAACTTCTTCAATCACATTGATATTCAAGAAGAGAACATCAATCTGTTGAACGGTAATACCGAAGACCACGAAGCTGAGTGCAAACGTTACGAAGATAAAATCAAATCTTACGGCAAAATCAACCTGTTTATGGGTGGCGTAGGTAACGATGGTCACATCGCATTTAACGAACCGGCCTCTTCTCTTTCTTCACGTACTCGTATCAAGACGCTGACCGAAGATACTCGTATCGCTAACTCACGTTTCTTCGATGGTGATATCAACCAAGTACCTAAGTACGCGCTGACTATCGGTGTAGGTACTCTGCTTGATGCACAAGAGATCATGATCCTTGTCACTGGCCATAATAAAGCTCTGGCACTGCAAGCCGCGGTTGAAGGCAGCGTAAACCATCTGTGGACAGTATCCGCACTGCAACTGCACCCTAAAGCAGTAATCGTGTGTGATGAGCCATCAACTCAAGAGCTGAAAGTAAAAACTGTAAAATACTTCACTGAGCTTGAAGCAAAGAACATCATCGGTTTCTAA
- a CDS encoding tetratricopeptide repeat protein, whose translation MNIIGIAIGATGLTLILIFVWMIALSVRRKRLEAERKAREEAYRKALERNREQERKERLFKAEAGHIPTILFLAKEAERSSLKEALFWYEKAAHLDNISAMYGIVRVCQRIREDVIAKEKAKFWHTCVRGMEGELAAKFETGMAWLYGRGIEVNVAKGIGFIQEAAEANFIDAILFMGSWCVSKDNIAPTPADSTFWYSKAANMGSAEGMMRLGQNLLHGVGGASDFPKACYWLERASEKGHPEAMYHAGEAWIDRGAHGNPIAYIWLFLSSSMGYEKAKNLRDMIGGRMGVESIVGLQSLAKPLQRKLASGSVTKHSIIRALNKLYKRQIPIPTKDDVDPLAEQEADSLLVELEGHNGLTDLPQEGKSERLDFSQGSMDKR comes from the coding sequence ATGAATATTATTGGAATTGCGATTGGCGCTACAGGGTTAACCTTGATCCTGATTTTTGTCTGGATGATAGCGTTATCCGTAAGACGTAAGCGACTGGAAGCCGAGCGTAAAGCCAGAGAAGAGGCCTATCGCAAAGCTTTAGAACGAAATCGCGAGCAAGAGCGCAAAGAGCGTCTATTCAAAGCAGAAGCTGGCCATATTCCGACCATTCTGTTTTTAGCCAAAGAAGCGGAGCGCAGCAGTTTAAAAGAAGCACTATTTTGGTACGAAAAGGCCGCACATCTCGACAATATCTCCGCGATGTATGGCATCGTTCGAGTTTGTCAGCGTATCCGTGAGGATGTGATTGCCAAAGAGAAAGCTAAGTTCTGGCACACCTGCGTGCGTGGTATGGAAGGGGAATTGGCGGCTAAATTCGAAACCGGTATGGCATGGCTTTATGGTCGTGGGATTGAAGTCAATGTGGCGAAAGGCATTGGTTTCATCCAAGAAGCGGCAGAAGCCAACTTTATTGATGCAATTTTGTTTATGGGCAGTTGGTGTGTTTCAAAAGACAATATTGCCCCAACACCGGCAGATTCCACATTCTGGTATAGCAAAGCGGCCAATATGGGCAGCGCTGAAGGGATGATGAGATTAGGGCAAAACTTACTTCATGGCGTTGGTGGAGCCAGCGATTTTCCTAAAGCGTGCTATTGGTTAGAACGTGCATCAGAAAAAGGTCACCCAGAAGCGATGTACCACGCTGGTGAGGCTTGGATTGACCGAGGTGCACATGGCAATCCGATTGCTTATATTTGGCTCTTTCTCTCCTCCTCAATGGGTTATGAAAAGGCGAAAAATTTGCGTGATATGATTGGTGGCCGAATGGGGGTTGAGTCGATTGTTGGCTTGCAATCTTTAGCTAAGCCACTGCAACGTAAATTGGCCTCCGGTTCTGTGACCAAGCATTCAATTATCCGTGCGCTTAATAAGCTGTATAAACGCCAAATCCCTATTCCAACAAAGGACGATGTGGATCCGTTGGCTGAACAAGAAGCAGACTCCTTACTTGTTGAGTTAGAGGGGCATAATGGACTCACTGATCTACCACAAGAGGGGAAGAGTGAACGCTTAGACTTTTCTCAAGGCTCAATGGATAAAAGATAA
- a CDS encoding MalM family protein, translating to MVLRALLLGGCIALAGCQGTAVIEQAKPNAGQAVQQIDQLQATKVKLPSTTKVALTAQTQYLRNSEISSPVALFEIPADRGQMTLTITSEIGDSVFYPHVMIVDAKGQVVESYEDTVFEYRKPRLNLGNRLVAELAFYPPQGYKSLFVLVYTQEQDLQAVTYVAHPARIDAEARGNYLPEVKDIPVSHALTGTIELDVSGPSFLSFVSSEDRQAATSSDAAKTSLKVQPDTQTYYFTAIERAVEVNDLPKALSLLDEAKALGVEGAQEVFVKAVNARK from the coding sequence ATGGTGCTTAGAGCTTTATTACTGGGGGGATGCATTGCCTTAGCTGGTTGTCAGGGAACGGCGGTGATTGAGCAAGCTAAACCCAATGCAGGGCAAGCGGTTCAGCAAATTGATCAACTGCAAGCCACGAAGGTGAAATTACCCAGCACCACGAAAGTTGCGCTGACGGCACAGACTCAATATCTGCGTAATTCAGAAATCAGCAGCCCAGTTGCACTGTTTGAGATCCCCGCCGACCGTGGGCAAATGACCTTGACCATCACCAGTGAGATCGGTGATTCGGTATTCTACCCGCATGTAATGATTGTCGATGCCAAAGGTCAAGTGGTGGAATCGTATGAGGATACGGTGTTTGAATACCGTAAGCCGCGCTTGAATTTGGGCAACCGCTTAGTGGCTGAGTTGGCGTTCTATCCACCGCAAGGTTACAAATCACTTTTCGTATTGGTTTACACTCAAGAGCAAGACTTACAAGCTGTGACTTATGTTGCGCATCCTGCTCGAATTGATGCAGAGGCTCGGGGGAACTATCTGCCTGAAGTGAAAGATATTCCGGTTTCGCATGCCTTAACTGGCACCATTGAGCTGGATGTGTCGGGGCCTTCCTTCCTTTCTTTTGTGAGCAGTGAAGATCGCCAAGCTGCGACCTCTTCTGATGCGGCTAAAACCTCACTCAAGGTTCAACCCGATACGCAAACCTATTATTTCACCGCGATTGAACGTGCCGTGGAAGTCAATGATTTGCCTAAAGCCCTAAGCTTGTTAGATGAAGCGAAAGCACTTGGGGTTGAAGGGGCGCAAGAGGTATTTGTGAAAGCGGTTAACGCTCGCAAATAA
- the lamB gene encoding maltoporin LamB: MKKISVIAAAVAATLAAGSAFAVDFNGYFRAGTGISGNGTADVAFQKNGIGRLGNENDNYYEFGFSEELKTGDQTWKIDSMLAKGDDGKVGWESDNAINVAQFNVQAKGLLTSDKEAVLWAGKRYYQRKDIHITDFYFLNTSGTGGGIENLSIGDQKLSVALIQDGDNTDSSGYIFDARLANIGLWSDATLELAVAYNFATEKDNKTEAADDGVMGTAILHQGLSNGFNQTVFQYGTAGYGAQVANFWGAGAYYGRGSADNNDANGFRLLNWGVINLGEAWEMGHQLAYLSGSDIGASKADIDQYSVVVRPMYKWNDTMRTVFEAGYNSGEDTSGADFEYSKFTVAQAWAMGNSFWSRPELRVYGSYLTDHEGTNFGSKGDSDFVVGIQVEAWW; encoded by the coding sequence ATGAAAAAAATAAGTGTAATTGCTGCCGCAGTGGCTGCAACGCTCGCAGCTGGTTCTGCTTTCGCTGTCGATTTCAATGGCTACTTCCGTGCTGGTACAGGGATTAGTGGTAATGGTACTGCGGATGTCGCTTTCCAAAAAAATGGTATCGGTCGTCTTGGTAACGAAAACGACAACTACTATGAGTTTGGTTTTTCAGAAGAGCTGAAAACAGGCGACCAAACGTGGAAGATCGACTCTATGTTGGCTAAAGGTGATGACGGCAAAGTTGGTTGGGAATCAGACAATGCAATCAACGTGGCTCAATTCAACGTACAAGCTAAAGGCTTGCTAACATCGGATAAAGAAGCCGTTCTGTGGGCAGGTAAGCGTTACTACCAACGTAAAGACATTCACATTACAGACTTCTACTTCTTGAACACATCTGGCACTGGTGGTGGTATTGAAAACCTTTCTATCGGTGATCAAAAACTTTCGGTAGCTCTGATCCAAGACGGCGATAACACAGATTCTTCTGGCTACATTTTTGATGCTCGTCTAGCGAATATTGGCCTGTGGTCTGATGCCACACTTGAGCTAGCCGTGGCTTACAACTTTGCAACGGAAAAAGACAATAAAACCGAAGCGGCTGACGATGGCGTGATGGGTACTGCAATTTTGCATCAAGGTCTGAGCAATGGCTTTAACCAAACAGTATTCCAATACGGTACAGCGGGTTACGGTGCTCAAGTGGCCAACTTCTGGGGTGCGGGCGCTTACTATGGTCGTGGTTCTGCTGACAACAACGATGCGAATGGTTTCCGCCTATTGAACTGGGGTGTGATTAACCTTGGTGAAGCGTGGGAAATGGGGCACCAACTTGCTTACCTGTCTGGTTCTGACATCGGTGCTTCTAAAGCAGATATTGATCAATACTCAGTAGTGGTTCGCCCAATGTACAAGTGGAATGACACAATGCGTACTGTGTTTGAAGCGGGTTACAACAGCGGTGAAGATACATCAGGTGCGGATTTCGAATACAGCAAGTTCACCGTGGCTCAAGCTTGGGCGATGGGCAACAGCTTCTGGTCTCGCCCTGAGCTGCGTGTTTACGGTTCATACCTGACTGACCACGAAGGTACTAACTTCGGTAGCAAAGGTGATTCTGATTTTGTAGTGGGTATCCAAGTTGAAGCTTGGTGGTAA
- the glgX gene encoding glycogen debranching protein GlgX — translation MKMNPSTPFPLGATLDTGGCNFAVYSPANKHILLALFHSDGSYETHQLEQEYAGIKHTYLAGIRAGQKYGFLIQLNDELHYIADPYARALDCPLHYEPPFDSHKSFDLPKCVVTDTQFDWQGVTKPNIARDEMVLFETHVKGLTQLNPQVESALRGKYLGLVSEPMLHFYRQQNINTLQLLPIAACMHEPHLLESGKVNYWGYNPYVFMAPDPRYANQDAVKELKTTIRELHRNGIQVILDVVYNHTAEGGASGPVFNLKALDPNYYLHHGEHYANYTGCGNTVDLSNQAALNLVMDTLRCWVTEYHIDGFRFDLAATLGRRGDEFSREAAFFKAVAQDPVLRQVKLIAEPWDIGPNGYQVGNFPFGWNETNDKLRDITRSFWRGDLGFLKEFATRLMGSRDLYSAANWPYKLTVNYITYHDGFTLQDLVSYKHKHNEANGEQNRDGHGDNRSDNYGCEGDSDSIVIRATRERQKRNFMASLLFAFGIPHILTADVLSHTQQGNNNAYCQDNEISWLNWESNETKQDFREWLAGMVAARQTYMVPFIRAFSGEKRNDNRIAWRRVDGKPMEMDDWNRLSSVALHIGIGSDGPEMLYLINQTNAPARFLLPKDQQQEWCLICDTNMRHAQPGHAQGEILQLPVSMSILYYQPKKKHA, via the coding sequence ATGAAAATGAACCCATCAACACCTTTTCCATTAGGGGCAACGCTCGATACTGGGGGTTGTAACTTCGCGGTCTATTCGCCCGCCAATAAACATATTTTATTGGCGCTGTTTCATTCCGATGGCAGTTATGAAACTCATCAACTTGAACAAGAATATGCAGGCATTAAACACACTTATCTAGCAGGCATTCGTGCGGGCCAAAAATACGGTTTTTTAATTCAACTTAATGACGAGCTTCATTATATTGCTGACCCTTATGCTCGTGCGCTTGATTGCCCGTTACACTATGAGCCACCGTTTGATAGCCACAAAAGTTTCGACTTACCCAAATGCGTGGTTACGGATACCCAATTCGATTGGCAAGGAGTCACGAAACCAAACATTGCGCGCGATGAAATGGTATTGTTTGAAACGCATGTCAAAGGCTTAACTCAGTTAAATCCACAGGTAGAAAGCGCGCTGCGTGGCAAGTATTTAGGCTTGGTGAGTGAGCCAATGCTCCATTTTTATCGCCAACAAAATATCAATACCTTGCAGCTGCTGCCGATTGCCGCTTGCATGCATGAGCCACACTTACTGGAAAGCGGCAAAGTAAATTATTGGGGATACAACCCCTATGTGTTTATGGCACCGGATCCTCGTTACGCCAACCAAGATGCAGTGAAAGAGCTGAAAACCACCATTCGTGAACTACACCGCAACGGCATTCAAGTGATTTTGGATGTGGTGTACAACCACACTGCAGAAGGCGGAGCCAGTGGCCCGGTGTTTAACCTAAAAGCCCTCGATCCAAATTACTATCTGCACCACGGTGAGCACTATGCCAATTACACTGGGTGCGGCAACACAGTGGATCTCTCAAATCAAGCGGCACTAAATTTAGTGATGGATACCTTGCGCTGCTGGGTAACGGAATATCACATTGACGGTTTCCGCTTCGATTTAGCCGCAACGCTCGGTCGCCGTGGCGATGAATTCAGTAGAGAAGCCGCATTTTTCAAAGCCGTGGCGCAAGATCCCGTATTACGTCAAGTGAAGTTGATTGCAGAGCCTTGGGACATCGGCCCAAATGGTTACCAAGTGGGCAACTTCCCTTTCGGTTGGAACGAAACTAACGACAAATTGCGCGACATCACCCGCAGCTTCTGGCGAGGAGATCTCGGCTTTTTGAAAGAGTTCGCCACTCGCCTAATGGGCTCGCGTGATTTGTACAGTGCCGCCAACTGGCCATACAAGCTCACCGTTAACTACATCACTTATCATGATGGCTTTACTCTACAAGATCTGGTGTCGTACAAACACAAGCATAATGAAGCCAATGGCGAGCAGAACCGTGATGGGCACGGCGACAACCGCTCAGATAACTACGGCTGCGAAGGGGATTCCGACAGTATTGTGATCCGCGCTACCCGCGAGCGACAAAAACGTAACTTCATGGCCAGCTTACTGTTTGCGTTTGGCATTCCCCATATTCTCACGGCCGATGTGCTGTCTCATACCCAGCAAGGTAACAACAACGCGTATTGCCAAGATAATGAGATCAGTTGGCTAAACTGGGAAAGCAATGAAACGAAACAAGATTTTCGTGAATGGCTCGCTGGCATGGTGGCGGCTCGGCAAACCTACATGGTGCCTTTCATCCGTGCTTTCAGTGGAGAAAAACGCAACGATAACCGTATCGCATGGCGGCGAGTGGATGGCAAACCGATGGAAATGGATGACTGGAATCGTCTTTCCTCGGTGGCATTGCATATCGGCATTGGCAGCGATGGGCCAGAAATGCTCTATTTAATCAACCAGACCAATGCTCCAGCACGTTTCCTACTGCCAAAGGATCAACAACAGGAATGGTGTTTGATCTGCGATACCAATATGCGCCATGCCCAACCAGGGCACGCACAAGGGGAAATTTTACAACTCCCCGTTTCGATGTCGATTTTGTACTATCAACCGAAGAAGAAACACGCTTAA